CTGTGCTGACTTTTTAGCTTCCGAACAGGCCGAACATTACAACAACGAGCAATTTCAGCGAAGTGTGGATGCTGGATTAGCATTACGAAATATTCGGCGTTTAAGCGGTGATGAACAAGCACTGTTGGGGTGGAGTGCGTTACAAGCAAGCAATCGTCTTAACGATGAAAATGCGCAAATTGCCAGAGATGCTTTTTCCGCAACGCTTGCATCACAACTAACTGCAGGTGAGGCGAGTAACATCGATATCGCCAATGCGCTTATAGGGTTAGAAAATGACGAGGGGCGTGCTGCATTAGCTGAAAAATACCCTTCGGTTGCACTCATTCTAAAGCAACAAGACGCCGCCAGTGCATGGCCAAGAAAGCAATTTATCTTATCTTATAATCTTGATGATGCTAGAGCGACAACAGCGCAAACTAAAGATGCTTATACCGTAGTGGCGGGTTTGAGGACGCGTTCTCGAAGCGGTGATGAAGGGCTGGGCAATTTTGATGTATTCACTAGCTATATTGGCGTTGGCGGCATGGTAGACAGTTGGCAATGGCAAGTTGCGCTAGATTATCAACAATTGTATAGCGGTAAGCCTGCAACAAACAGTTGGTTTGCTGATGGGCAAGCTTCAGATGATTTTGCAGGCATTTCTGGTTTTGAAGATAAAGGGTTGCGCGCTGAAGTCATGTATCAACAAAGCGCTTTTAATTTTTACGCTAACCTAGAGTATGAATTATTCGACCAGCCTGTTGACGCAGAACTAACAGGGCAACTTTCAGCAACGTGGTTTTTACCTGAAGTGACGTTGGCGACAACGCTATTTCATTTACCTAAAACCGATAGTCTATTGAGCCAGTCCGGTACCTTCAATAGCGAACAGACCGAACGTTGGGGCTATGTTATAGCCGACGGCGTTTCGGTGTTAGCTGCACACAGCTTCAAACCGCAGTGGTCGATAGCGGGTACATTGACGTGGGCCAGTTTAAGCGGCGATGGGGTTGCCGATAATAAATATTTATCTCTTCGTACGGATGTAAACTATAACCTTGCGCCACAAATATCGCCTAGGTTGGATTACTGGCGCGTAGGACCTTTTTTCAGTTATTTAGGGTACGATGAAAATCTAAGCGGTTTTACTTACGGGCATGGTGGGTATTTCAGCCCAAATTATATGGTAAGTATTGGCGGTTATTCTGAACTACTGACGATGGAAGCGCACCGTTGGCAATTTAAGTTAAGTACCTCATTAGGGCTGTCTAGATTGGCAGAGCCTAGCGATCCTCGGTTTCCCCTATTAACAGCGAATGATAGCAGCAACCCGCTATCAAGCTTACATCTGCCTTATAATCGTAGTACTGGCTTAAGTGGCAATATGATGTTTGAAGGCCAATATAGATTGTCTAACCATTGGATAGTAGCGGGCTACGTAGGTAAAGCCTTTGCGGTGGAATATCAGGCTTTTGAGGCGGGGATACAAATACGTTGGCGACCAGGAAAAGGCGAGGGCGTAACCAGTGACGAGCTAATGCGCTCGTCACCACGGTTATCAGGTTTTGCGCTTTAGCTTATTGCGAATGAACACTACCGCGAAAGCAGGAAGCATAAGCAGTATTGAGCCCGGTGCAGATACTTGCGTTACGCCGAAACTATAATTGTTTACTTGCCCTGTGGGTGCTAAATATTCAACGCCATCATCATTGGTTAGATAAACCTCTGGGGTAAACACGCTACTCGCAATAAGGTTCCCGTCAACATGGCCGTTGTAAAAAGCAATATCGGCATAAGGCGCTAATATGCTTCCCTTAACCCCTATGGACTGAATAGTCACGCTGGTGGCGTCAACAAAGTTAAATAGAATGTTATTGGTGTAAGTACCGTCGTGACGGTAATTCGCATTTTGGTCGTTATCTTGATACTGCCCAGCAAACGCAGTATTGAAAAAACCGGTATTAAACAAGTCAACCGCATCACCTGTTACGTTAATGATGTTATAGCTAGTGGTTGAGAAGTCGTACGTAATACTCTTGTTCGCCACAGATAACCAGTCGGCATCGATGTCGTAAATATTGATGCTGTCATCACCAGAGAACACGATACCGTCTACGTTAGTGCTATCTGCACAGCTTGTATCGCCTTGGCAATAAAAAGTTGTACTGCCGTTTACCGTCATGTCAGCGAATGCTAACGACTGTGCTTTGATTTCAGATTCTATAGCGTCAAAGTCGATATTATCTATCGACGCAGGTGTTACAGCGTCTGCAATGATGCCGTCACTGACTGTAGAGTGCATATCAAGGACAACCGTGCCACCGGCGGAAATGCTGCCAT
The nucleotide sequence above comes from Alteromonas naphthalenivorans. Encoded proteins:
- a CDS encoding choice-of-anchor A family protein, with translation MSTMRKHTISTKLASSLGALTLAVSAQGIVHATQITLSEAFDYNAFIFEDYTGYYSDVEGSLAVGGNLVVNDFDVGLQLSPDLTTSSLFVGGDIAYTNGKIRNGQTTVSGNIVANSVEFEGAVNAADNATITESTVLSGDVNVGGAFTSTNAQINDGDIHAGSVQLTNTSVENGDIRSVDSVALISSEVTDGSISAGGTVVLDMHSTVSDGIIADAVTPASIDNIDFDAIESEIKAQSLAFADMTVNGSTTFYCQGDTSCADSTNVDGIVFSGDDSINIYDIDADWLSVANKSITYDFSTTSYNIINVTGDAVDLFNTGFFNTAFAGQYQDNDQNANYRHDGTYTNNILFNFVDATSVTIQSIGVKGSILAPYADIAFYNGHVDGNLIASSVFTPEVYLTNDDGVEYLAPTGQVNNYSFGVTQVSAPGSILLMLPAFAVVFIRNKLKRKT
- a CDS encoding cellulose synthase subunit BcsC-related outer membrane protein, with the translated sequence MSSQFYCKKRPTTFFLAVLSAGIVGSLLGGAQVSAQVSAEASTTFKEQQDKPLQVAEYGKPDVTGLWYHINQKQTQLANRELGRLKSAFPQWVVPSDVETALYQLNNPSKSSDVVTNQKALEQSASNRAASNQAASNPATSNAPSQNTVAKDAPLQKFAQKTSAQRVLISARELNQLSMLADSLARYDYHMLLGWAALDKGMLSDAQHHFERAEALHETVVQKKGVVDGKRAIVNARIQQLLSNSANTNNKDDSITKDSITKKSAAQLKSMLLGGDAEQVSETLLGEAWKRYDAERYHAAYDLFELLENHEGVWLSLRGQGKNAQAGSYACEQASSQKFLTRCADFLASEQAEHYNNEQFQRSVDAGLALRNIRRLSGDEQALLGWSALQASNRLNDENAQIARDAFSATLASQLTAGEASNIDIANALIGLENDEGRAALAEKYPSVALILKQQDAASAWPRKQFILSYNLDDARATTAQTKDAYTVVAGLRTRSRSGDEGLGNFDVFTSYIGVGGMVDSWQWQVALDYQQLYSGKPATNSWFADGQASDDFAGISGFEDKGLRAEVMYQQSAFNFYANLEYELFDQPVDAELTGQLSATWFLPEVTLATTLFHLPKTDSLLSQSGTFNSEQTERWGYVIADGVSVLAAHSFKPQWSIAGTLTWASLSGDGVADNKYLSLRTDVNYNLAPQISPRLDYWRVGPFFSYLGYDENLSGFTYGHGGYFSPNYMVSIGGYSELLTMEAHRWQFKLSTSLGLSRLAEPSDPRFPLLTANDSSNPLSSLHLPYNRSTGLSGNMMFEGQYRLSNHWIVAGYVGKAFAVEYQAFEAGIQIRWRPGKGEGVTSDELMRSSPRLSGFAL